One Streptomyces sp. NBC_01217 genomic region harbors:
- a CDS encoding RICIN domain-containing protein gives MSLNRRHLMAGALATAATAAASGRWATTATAAEHRAAPAHGGHYSPNAAPLHPTAFLKLPPGTVTAHGWLAGQLGLQLDGLCGRYEEFSHFLDFSATGWVRPELGGWEEVPYWLRGYTDLAIVTGDAKALASVRRWFDAILGTQQSDGFFGPKSLRTSLNGGPDFWPFLPLLQALRSWQEYSGDRRVIPFLSRFFRYMNAQGPGAFNTSWIALRWGDGLDSVFWLFNRTGDAFLLDLADKIHTYGADWGDNLVNLHNVNIAQGFREPAQYALRSGSATDTRATYGTYGKAMDQYGQFPGGGFAGDENARPGHGDPRQGFETCGIVEFMASHQLLTRITGDPLWADRCEELAFNSLPAALDPSGRAVHYITSANSVDLDNVPKSGRQFQNGFAMQAYLPGVDQYRCCPHNYGMGWPYFVEELWLATPDGGLAAAMYASCEVTAKVADGTEVTFTEETGYPFKDTVTLTLRSPKHLRFPLVLRIPAWCAEPEIRVNGRRVQAPAGPAFTRVERTWANGDRVTLRFPQRTTVRTWASNHGAVSVDHGPLTYSLRIGEEYRRIGGTDRFPEYEVHATSAWNYGLVLDGGEPASSLRLHSARRAPGDNPFTLDGTPLTMTARARRIPEWSADGEQVVAPLQDSPARSTEPVEEITLVPMGAARLRITAFPTAGPDAGQWLSDGWYRIRNLHSGKVLGVDNMSTANSAHVVQFSDNGTDDHLWQLVPNGDGWYRIHNRHSGKVLGVDNMSTADSAHVVQFDDNGTDDHLWQLVPNGDGWYRIHNRHSGKVLGVDNMSTADSAHVVQFSDNGTDDHVWQLLAP, from the coding sequence ATGTCCCTCAACCGCAGACATCTCATGGCCGGTGCGCTGGCCACCGCGGCCACCGCGGCCGCGTCGGGCCGCTGGGCCACCACCGCGACCGCCGCCGAACACCGGGCGGCGCCCGCCCACGGCGGGCACTACTCCCCCAACGCCGCGCCCCTGCACCCGACGGCGTTCCTGAAACTGCCCCCGGGCACGGTCACCGCGCACGGCTGGCTGGCCGGACAGCTCGGGCTCCAGCTCGACGGACTGTGCGGCCGCTACGAGGAGTTCTCGCACTTCCTGGACTTCTCCGCCACCGGCTGGGTCCGCCCCGAGCTGGGCGGCTGGGAAGAGGTTCCGTACTGGCTGCGCGGCTACACCGATCTCGCGATCGTCACCGGGGACGCCAAGGCGCTCGCATCCGTGCGCCGCTGGTTCGACGCGATCCTCGGCACACAGCAGAGCGACGGCTTCTTCGGCCCGAAATCGCTGCGTACGTCGCTGAACGGCGGCCCGGACTTCTGGCCCTTCCTCCCCCTCCTCCAAGCCCTGCGCTCCTGGCAGGAGTACAGCGGCGACAGGCGCGTCATCCCGTTCCTCAGCAGGTTCTTCCGCTATATGAACGCCCAGGGGCCCGGCGCTTTCAACACCAGCTGGATCGCCCTTCGTTGGGGCGACGGCCTGGACAGTGTCTTCTGGCTCTTCAACCGCACCGGTGACGCCTTCCTCCTCGATCTCGCCGACAAGATCCATACGTACGGGGCCGACTGGGGCGACAATCTGGTCAACCTGCACAACGTGAACATCGCGCAGGGCTTCCGTGAGCCGGCCCAGTACGCCCTGCGCAGCGGCTCGGCCACCGACACCCGGGCCACGTACGGGACGTACGGCAAGGCGATGGACCAGTACGGACAGTTCCCCGGCGGAGGTTTCGCCGGGGACGAGAACGCGCGTCCCGGGCACGGCGACCCCCGGCAGGGCTTCGAGACCTGCGGCATCGTCGAGTTCATGGCCAGCCACCAGCTGCTCACCCGGATCACCGGCGATCCGCTGTGGGCCGACCGCTGCGAGGAACTGGCCTTCAACTCGCTGCCCGCCGCGCTGGATCCCTCGGGCCGGGCGGTCCACTACATCACCAGCGCCAACAGTGTCGATCTGGACAATGTGCCCAAGAGCGGGCGGCAGTTCCAGAACGGCTTTGCCATGCAGGCGTATCTGCCGGGCGTCGATCAGTACCGCTGCTGTCCGCACAACTACGGGATGGGCTGGCCGTACTTCGTCGAGGAGCTGTGGCTGGCCACCCCGGACGGGGGTCTGGCCGCCGCGATGTACGCGAGCTGCGAGGTCACCGCGAAGGTGGCCGACGGCACCGAGGTCACCTTCACCGAGGAGACCGGATATCCGTTCAAGGACACGGTCACCCTGACCCTCAGGTCACCGAAGCATCTGCGCTTCCCGCTGGTGCTGCGCATTCCCGCCTGGTGCGCGGAACCGGAGATCAGGGTCAACGGGCGCCGCGTGCAGGCACCGGCGGGCCCGGCCTTCACCCGGGTCGAGCGCACATGGGCGAACGGCGACAGGGTCACCCTGCGCTTCCCCCAGCGCACGACCGTACGCACCTGGGCGTCGAACCACGGCGCGGTGAGCGTCGACCACGGGCCGCTCACGTACTCGCTCCGGATCGGTGAGGAGTACCGGCGCATCGGCGGCACGGACCGGTTCCCGGAGTACGAGGTGCATGCCACGAGTGCCTGGAACTACGGGCTCGTCCTCGACGGCGGGGAGCCCGCCTCCTCGCTGCGCCTCCACTCCGCCCGCCGCGCTCCCGGGGACAACCCGTTCACCCTCGACGGCACCCCGCTGACCATGACCGCGCGTGCCCGCCGGATTCCCGAGTGGAGCGCGGACGGCGAGCAGGTCGTCGCCCCGCTCCAGGACAGCCCGGCGCGCAGCACCGAGCCGGTGGAGGAGATCACGCTCGTCCCCATGGGCGCGGCCCGGCTGCGGATCACGGCATTCCCGACGGCCGGTCCGGACGCCGGGCAGTGGCTGTCCGACGGCTGGTACCGGATCCGTAACCTGCACTCGGGCAAGGTGCTCGGCGTCGACAACATGTCCACGGCCAACAGCGCCCACGTCGTCCAGTTCAGCGACAACGGCACCGACGACCACCTCTGGCAGCTCGTCCCCAACGGCGACGGCTGGTACCGCATCCACAACCGCCACTCCGGCAAAGTCCTCGGCGTCGACAACATGTCCACCGCCGACAGCGCCCACGTCGTCCAGTTCGACGACAACGGCACCGACGACCACCTCTGGCAGCTCGTCCCCAACGGCGACGGCTGGTACCGCATCCACAACCGCCACTCCGGCAAAGTCCTCGGCGTCGACAACATGTCCACCGCCGACAGCGCCCACGTCGTCCAGTTCAGCGACAACGGCACCGACGACCACGTGTGGCAGTTGCTGGCTCCGTGA